From a region of the Impatiens glandulifera chromosome 4, dImpGla2.1, whole genome shotgun sequence genome:
- the LOC124936665 gene encoding auxin-induced protein X15-like — MGFRFPIIVQAKQANRRSLSIVPKGHVAVYVGELERKRHVVPVSYLNHPPFQDLLSKAEEEFGFDHPIGGLTIPCSEEHFIHMTCILNCS; from the coding sequence ATGGGCTTCCGCTTTCCAATCATTGTTCAAGCCAAGCAAGCAAATCGACGGTCTCTCTCCATAGTGCCCAAAGGCCATGTTGCAGTCTATGTAGGAGAATTAGAAAGGAAACGTCATGTGGTCCCAGTTTCATATTTGAACCATCCTCCTTTTCAAGATTTGCTAAGCAAGGCAGAAGAAGAATTCGGGTTTGATCATCCAATAGGTGGTCTCACCATCCCTTGTAGCGAGGAACACTTCATCCATATGACATGCATCTTGAATTGCTCATGA